The following proteins are encoded in a genomic region of Nicoliella spurrieriana:
- a CDS encoding DUF5776 domain-containing protein: MPLPNRQLPKARLLVRLPLLPVLLLKMQSYAAAGNTSAADSADVVASSQAATASAAADATVTASQTAATATQAASSAASKAASDAKAADAAAQAASSANALASAAASAEDQGSTSASNALSSATSANTAARNAAQGADSNAALASSYASAAAVSTSSTASANSMTSAAAKAADGYASAYPANTVVTSAASVINSAAGTASAANADATVANSAAQSAKEAASAAAQSANVQSTNASSAASAATSAAQMAQSYAAAGNADSASSANVVASTQAMTASFAASQAVVASLAASTAAQVAASASVRAASDAQVASAAADAASTASVTASSAASAEDAGVSQASSAASATASATAIVISAASGVSANDRLASIYASVTSSATSDVESNSSIASSATTSANSYASAHPSNAVIKSAASVVNSAAVVTSSANVVLNAANAVAQSAKSVASAAADSANQQSSVASVASVAASAAASTANSYAAIGNVDSAASANVIASQQASTANQAAAAAVVASQNAANATQSAASAFANAAAAAKAASAAASAASSANVVASTAASANDAENTSASTALSSATSASAVAVSAANGANTNASLAVSYASAAMISTSSTASANDSAATANRSAESYASNHPTNPGVTSAAELASSAAFVASSAHSDADVANADAQAAKSAAISAATLANLHSTTASSAASAASYAAAQASSYANTGNSASADSANVIAAQQTALASSAAAQIVAASQAASIANQSAASASVRAASDAQLAIDAATTAASASATTTSAASGADAESSSATASSSEASSATVAASAAASGATADAALASSYASATAVSTSATANADQAANTAAVTANSAAAAHASNVVVSSAAAVATSAASAASAAHVVADSANADAQSAKNAASVAANSANAQSMLASSAALAASVAASNAQRDAASGDSASASAANVVASTQASTASVAAAAAVAASQTASTATVSASNDAMTASSAASVASAAASAADSASAVAFSAASAEDAGVRSASAASSEAASATPAASNAASATNVNASLAASAAIATSTSTDTTTSAASVTAASAAIANSIAAGHTANAVVSSATSVVNSAAAVASSAHADAALANTDAQSATSVASAAAQTATAQSTLASSAASAATSAAAVAKQAAVVGNASLAASANVVAASQAATASTATSVAVAASQAASTAAESAASDSARAASDAQLAIAAASAASSATMVASVAASAEDAESNRAGASSSEADRANVTASAAASGAVVNASLAASYASAASIATSTTASADAAATSSASAANSAAATHPNNPVVSSADAVVNSAASVVSSAHADANVANAAAQSAKNVASAAAQSAVAQNALASSAASVASVADSNAKHFADVGDSSAANSANVIAAQQASIASSAASAVVVASQTASTATQSASSAADRAASDASVATAAAKVVATATTTVTSAASANDQADSSANDTSSAAASAGSAAVSAASGATTNASVATSAASVASVAAIQTTSAEQIAATTSANVNSLATTHAANQVVSSAAGVVNSAASVISSANSDASAANAIAQSAKSVATAAAQSAATQSLLASSAASAASSVAASAKRFADAGNVTSAASANSLAAQQAATASSAAFAAVVASQSVSFATQSATSAAVRAASDAQVASIAASLASSANAVAISAASAEDANIHSAQSASATATSANAVANSNASAVTVAASLAASYASDTAASTNSTASANYAAATAAKNADSVATTHSANQAVSSAASVANSAASVASSAHADASAASADAQSAKSVATAAAQSASIQSTTASSANAAASSAAINAQSYAAAGDSVNAASANAVASQQATIASSAAAQTVVASQTASTAVVAAASASARAASDAQVAIAAASVAASANSAAATAASDDDQGVSNASATSSAAASANVVASSAFIGIASDANSAASYASAASASTSQTADATSATASATAVVNGMLSAHPTNQVVSSAAAVANSANAVASAARIDANSANADAQLAKSVASSADQLAAAQSAAASSDAADAAMAAFNAKMYAAAGNSVAAASANMVASQRAASASTAAAQAVSASQTASTAVSSASSAAARAASDAQVASAAEINASLAVVNASSAVSAGTQDDSSANASISSANSASGIAISAANGATQNASLAAKYASQASASTSQAVSGNATASGAASQANATAAAHPTNQVVSSAASVATSAASVASAATVDAQSANADAQSAKVAASSAAGVATAANNNASVATAAALSAAAAAKRYGDNGDSSAAASANSVAASQAQVAMAAASTAVVQSNAAVVAAQSAASASARAASDAAIVSAALSTAASANQMATSAANSGSVTSSAVASTTANTSAQGSQAASQAQSAQSANSLASIYASSASANNTGVQSNTTAASSTASATNSIAAGASQNASAQSYASQAASAATVASAAASQAASNNAIAQSASSTARSANSQAASANSMASSAASVANSLASAINSAANAGNYSAVNTLNSQLASANSAVSAYYSNATLANRVADDAANTASGAQSATQSLNAVATSASAVASADYSNAVRVTTLSNAASQYASVASVANSNAAINASSVSADWNRAAQYSIAASSSTSLTYAPASQAQSIASQAMSMAATIYATPAVLSYASAVNSAAQVIESASADAVIANSQARSATAIASSAAVVASNAANAANAAYSVAASANAAASLAYSRGDAAAGNSYAAIASTAASSAAAANTQLQGANSLVAAETSLASSAASRAASDYQTIAAAAKVIFAQQSAASSANSSASSTGSNGTSSANSSATSAANSANYYSAGVSAAKHAQKKNASYANEPTYQGAYDGYKAGYNNKAAKSDFTGLTSAYATDYQKAYQAGQAAYKAQVAKGTAAAKRASRVAQSLAGKSAGYKYGYLKAFNAKLKRHPEYVYNTQGLYVHAGKNFTTNGRLKGYAKPSAQNKISEFKITKVAIAKSGLVRYYVKSRLTDNPISGYITAKHGFTANTYYRQGEMNQANSKHVQVIGKSGIRIHESQRFDSKAGKYYRPGAKLNVERIVKYKGITRFYIGNGKYITSNKKFVKFI; encoded by the coding sequence GCTGCTGATGGTTATGCATCTGCATATCCAGCTAATACCGTGGTGACTTCCGCTGCATCCGTAATCAATTCGGCTGCCGGAACGGCTAGTGCCGCCAATGCCGATGCAACCGTTGCTAACTCGGCTGCGCAATCCGCGAAGGAAGCTGCGAGTGCTGCTGCGCAATCTGCAAACGTCCAAAGTACGAATGCTAGTTCCGCTGCCAGCGCCGCCACTTCCGCTGCTCAAATGGCCCAAAGCTACGCAGCTGCCGGCAATGCTGACTCCGCATCATCTGCGAACGTGGTTGCTTCTACCCAGGCCATGACCGCTAGTTTCGCTGCTAGCCAGGCCGTTGTTGCTAGCCTTGCCGCTTCGACTGCGGCCCAGGTAGCAGCCAGTGCTTCGGTCAGAGCTGCTTCTGATGCCCAAGTTGCCAGTGCTGCTGCCGATGCCGCTTCCACGGCTTCGGTCACTGCATCCAGTGCCGCTAGTGCTGAGGATGCTGGTGTGAGTCAAGCTAGTTCTGCTGCCTCCGCTACTGCAAGTGCAACTGCGATCGTCATCTCCGCTGCCAGTGGGGTAAGTGCAAACGACCGGTTGGCTTCCATCTATGCAAGTGTCACGAGTTCAGCAACTAGCGATGTTGAAAGCAATAGCAGTATTGCATCCAGTGCTACGACCTCCGCTAATAGCTACGCCTCAGCACATCCATCCAATGCAGTTATTAAATCAGCTGCCTCCGTGGTCAACTCCGCTGCCGTAGTTACTAGCTCAGCCAACGTGGTGCTCAACGCTGCTAACGCCGTTGCCCAATCCGCAAAGAGCGTTGCCAGTGCTGCTGCTGATTCTGCAAACCAACAAAGTAGCGTCGCCAGTGTCGCTTCCGTGGCTGCGAGTGCTGCCGCTTCAACTGCCAACAGCTACGCTGCCATTGGCAATGTTGATTCAGCTGCCTCCGCGAATGTAATTGCATCGCAACAAGCTTCGACTGCCAATCAAGCTGCTGCTGCCGCTGTGGTTGCTAGTCAAAACGCTGCGAACGCTACTCAATCTGCAGCGAGTGCGTTCGCTAACGCCGCTGCTGCCGCTAAGGCCGCTTCCGCTGCTGCCAGTGCCGCATCATCTGCGAACGTGGTGGCTTCGACTGCCGCTTCGGCAAACGATGCTGAAAACACGAGTGCCAGCACCGCGCTTAGTTCTGCTACCAGTGCTAGCGCAGTGGCCGTCAGTGCCGCCAATGGTGCTAACACCAACGCTAGCCTCGCAGTTAGTTACGCCAGTGCTGCGATGATTTCGACCAGTTCAACCGCCAGTGCGAATGATTCAGCAGCCACTGCGAACCGGTCAGCTGAAAGCTATGCTTCTAACCACCCAACGAACCCAGGGGTTACCTCTGCTGCTGAATTAGCTAGTTCCGCTGCGTTCGTGGCTAGTTCGGCTCACTCCGATGCTGACGTTGCGAATGCTGATGCCCAAGCTGCTAAGAGTGCTGCTATTTCAGCTGCCACCCTTGCCAACTTGCACAGCACCACCGCCAGTTCGGCTGCCAGTGCCGCTAGTTATGCTGCAGCCCAGGCAAGCAGCTATGCCAATACTGGTAATTCTGCTTCTGCCGATTCCGCAAATGTGATCGCTGCTCAACAAACCGCGCTTGCTAGTTCCGCTGCTGCTCAAATCGTAGCTGCTAGTCAAGCCGCATCGATTGCGAACCAATCCGCTGCGAGTGCTTCGGTCAGAGCGGCTTCAGACGCACAATTAGCCATTGATGCAGCGACTACCGCTGCGAGTGCGAGTGCAACCACAACGAGTGCTGCTAGTGGGGCTGATGCTGAATCCAGCAGCGCCACTGCTTCCTCATCGGAAGCAAGTAGCGCTACCGTGGCTGCCAGTGCCGCTGCGAGCGGTGCGACTGCCGATGCTGCCTTAGCATCGAGCTACGCTAGTGCCACCGCGGTTTCCACCAGCGCGACTGCGAATGCAGATCAAGCTGCGAATACCGCTGCGGTTACTGCTAACAGCGCTGCTGCTGCTCATGCTTCCAACGTAGTCGTTAGTTCCGCTGCTGCAGTCGCTACTTCAGCCGCCAGTGCTGCGAGCGCTGCGCACGTGGTTGCTGACTCCGCGAATGCGGATGCGCAATCGGCTAAGAATGCTGCCAGCGTTGCTGCTAACTCAGCGAATGCCCAAAGCATGCTCGCTAGTTCGGCCGCCCTTGCTGCCAGCGTTGCCGCATCGAACGCCCAACGGGATGCCGCTTCTGGAGACTCTGCCTCCGCATCGGCTGCCAACGTGGTCGCTTCCACGCAGGCTTCAACCGCCAGTGTTGCGGCCGCTGCTGCAGTGGCTGCTTCACAAACCGCATCGACTGCGACCGTCTCAGCATCTAATGATGCAATGACGGCTTCATCCGCTGCGAGCGTTGCCAGTGCCGCTGCCAGTGCTGCTGATTCCGCCAGTGCAGTTGCATTTAGTGCCGCTAGTGCTGAGGATGCTGGCGTAAGGAGTGCCAGTGCTGCTTCATCTGAAGCCGCTAGTGCTACGCCAGCCGCTTCGAATGCTGCTAGTGCCACGAATGTAAATGCCAGCCTTGCCGCTAGTGCTGCGATTGCAACATCCACTTCGACTGATACCACCACGAGTGCCGCTAGTGTAACTGCTGCTTCGGCTGCAATTGCAAATAGCATTGCTGCTGGCCATACTGCAAACGCCGTGGTTAGTTCCGCTACTTCCGTAGTCAATTCCGCAGCTGCCGTAGCCAGTTCGGCCCATGCCGACGCTGCATTAGCCAATACTGATGCTCAATCAGCAACCAGTGTTGCCAGTGCCGCTGCTCAAACAGCCACGGCCCAAAGTACGCTTGCTAGTTCCGCTGCCAGTGCTGCAACTTCGGCTGCCGCAGTTGCTAAGCAGGCGGCCGTAGTCGGGAATGCCTCCCTGGCCGCATCTGCGAACGTGGTGGCTGCATCGCAAGCTGCGACTGCTTCAACTGCAACCTCCGTTGCTGTTGCCGCTAGTCAAGCTGCTTCGACTGCTGCAGAATCCGCTGCCAGCGACTCTGCCCGGGCTGCTTCCGATGCGCAGTTGGCCATTGCTGCCGCTAGTGCCGCATCATCTGCTACCATGGTTGCGAGTGTTGCTGCCAGTGCTGAAGATGCCGAATCCAACCGGGCCGGCGCTTCATCATCCGAAGCTGATCGTGCCAACGTGACGGCTTCTGCTGCTGCCAGTGGGGCGGTCGTAAATGCCAGCCTTGCTGCTAGTTATGCCAGTGCTGCTTCAATTGCCACTAGCACGACTGCCAGTGCCGATGCTGCCGCAACTTCATCAGCATCAGCCGCCAACAGTGCTGCCGCAACGCATCCAAATAATCCGGTCGTAAGCTCCGCCGATGCAGTGGTTAATTCCGCTGCGAGCGTAGTTAGCTCCGCGCATGCGGATGCCAACGTTGCCAATGCCGCTGCCCAATCGGCTAAGAACGTCGCCAGTGCCGCTGCCCAATCCGCAGTTGCCCAAAACGCATTGGCTAGTTCCGCCGCTAGTGTTGCCAGTGTTGCTGATTCAAATGCTAAGCACTTCGCTGATGTAGGGGACTCCTCCGCCGCAAACTCTGCGAACGTGATTGCTGCGCAACAGGCATCGATTGCAAGTTCGGCTGCCAGTGCGGTGGTGGTTGCCAGTCAAACGGCTTCCACGGCCACTCAATCCGCATCCAGTGCTGCTGACCGGGCCGCCAGTGATGCGAGTGTTGCCACTGCGGCTGCCAAGGTAGTTGCTACTGCCACGACCACGGTCACGAGTGCTGCAAGCGCTAATGATCAAGCCGACTCCAGTGCAAATGACACGTCTTCTGCCGCCGCTAGTGCTGGTTCCGCCGCAGTTTCGGCTGCGAGTGGGGCCACGACCAACGCGAGTGTGGCTACCAGTGCCGCCAGTGTCGCTAGCGTTGCTGCTATTCAAACCACGAGCGCTGAACAAATCGCAGCTACGACTTCCGCTAACGTTAACAGTCTTGCAACAACGCATGCTGCTAACCAAGTGGTTAGTTCCGCTGCTGGCGTAGTCAACTCGGCTGCGAGCGTAATCAGCTCCGCTAACTCGGACGCTAGCGCTGCCAATGCGATCGCTCAATCGGCGAAGAGCGTGGCTACCGCTGCTGCCCAATCCGCAGCGACCCAAAGCCTGCTTGCTAGTTCGGCTGCCAGTGCTGCAAGCAGCGTTGCCGCCAGTGCAAAGCGCTTTGCCGATGCTGGAAATGTAACGTCAGCCGCATCTGCGAACTCGCTTGCTGCGCAACAGGCAGCGACCGCTAGTTCCGCTGCGTTTGCCGCTGTGGTTGCTAGTCAATCGGTTTCATTTGCGACCCAATCCGCTACCAGCGCTGCCGTTCGGGCAGCTTCTGATGCGCAGGTTGCTTCGATTGCCGCTAGCCTAGCTTCATCAGCCAACGCGGTCGCCATCAGTGCCGCTAGCGCTGAGGATGCTAACATCCATAGTGCTCAGTCCGCTAGCGCTACCGCTACCAGCGCCAATGCGGTGGCCAATAGCAATGCCAGTGCGGTGACCGTCGCTGCTAGCCTTGCCGCTAGTTACGCCAGTGATACCGCTGCTTCCACTAACTCAACTGCTAGTGCGAACTACGCGGCTGCTACTGCTGCTAAGAATGCGGATAGCGTTGCTACGACCCACTCGGCTAATCAAGCGGTGAGTTCCGCTGCTTCGGTTGCAAACTCTGCCGCCAGCGTTGCTAGTTCGGCCCACGCTGATGCTAGTGCCGCCAGTGCGGATGCCCAATCTGCGAAGAGCGTGGCCACTGCGGCTGCCCAATCTGCATCCATCCAAAGCACGACCGCTAGTTCCGCCAACGCGGCTGCTAGTTCCGCTGCTATCAATGCGCAAAGCTACGCTGCAGCTGGTGATTCAGTTAATGCTGCTTCGGCTAACGCCGTTGCATCACAACAAGCTACGATTGCTAGCTCCGCTGCTGCACAAACCGTCGTTGCTAGCCAAACGGCATCCACCGCCGTGGTTGCTGCTGCTAGTGCTTCGGCGCGGGCCGCATCCGATGCGCAGGTCGCAATTGCTGCTGCCAGTGTTGCTGCTAGTGCGAATAGCGCTGCCGCCACTGCCGCTAGTGATGATGACCAGGGCGTTTCGAATGCCAGTGCCACTTCATCTGCTGCTGCGAGTGCCAACGTCGTTGCATCCAGTGCCTTCATTGGCATTGCTTCCGATGCGAACTCCGCCGCTAGTTACGCCAGTGCTGCGAGTGCATCAACGAGTCAAACCGCCGATGCTACTTCGGCCACTGCGAGTGCGACTGCGGTCGTGAACGGGATGCTTTCTGCGCACCCAACGAACCAAGTGGTTAGTTCCGCTGCCGCGGTTGCTAACAGCGCCAATGCCGTTGCTAGTGCTGCCCGTATTGATGCAAATTCAGCGAATGCGGATGCCCAACTTGCTAAGAGCGTGGCTAGCTCAGCTGATCAACTGGCTGCTGCCCAAAGTGCAGCCGCTAGTTCCGATGCCGCTGATGCTGCAATGGCAGCCTTTAATGCTAAGATGTACGCTGCTGCCGGCAATTCGGTTGCTGCAGCGAGCGCCAACATGGTGGCATCACAACGGGCTGCCAGTGCAAGCACTGCCGCTGCCCAAGCAGTGTCAGCTAGTCAAACGGCATCCACCGCGGTTTCCTCCGCATCTAGTGCTGCAGCCAGAGCTGCTTCTGATGCGCAGGTCGCAAGTGCTGCTGAAATCAATGCTAGCCTAGCGGTTGTGAATGCATCATCCGCCGTAAGTGCTGGGACGCAAGACGACAGTAGTGCCAATGCTTCGATTTCAAGTGCTAATAGTGCGAGTGGCATTGCCATCAGTGCTGCTAATGGGGCGACCCAAAATGCATCACTGGCTGCCAAGTACGCTAGTCAAGCAAGTGCTTCGACCAGTCAAGCCGTTAGTGGCAATGCGACTGCTTCCGGTGCCGCTAGTCAGGCCAATGCAACGGCCGCTGCGCACCCAACGAACCAAGTTGTTAGCTCCGCTGCGAGCGTGGCTACTTCCGCTGCTTCCGTTGCCAGTGCTGCCACTGTCGATGCGCAATCCGCCAATGCGGATGCCCAATCGGCGAAGGTCGCTGCTAGTTCTGCTGCTGGCGTGGCCACTGCTGCCAATAACAACGCCAGCGTAGCGACTGCCGCTGCATTATCAGCTGCTGCCGCCGCTAAGCGTTATGGAGACAATGGTGACAGCAGTGCCGCTGCGAGCGCTAATTCCGTTGCTGCCTCACAAGCACAAGTAGCAATGGCTGCTGCTTCCACCGCCGTGGTTCAATCGAACGCCGCTGTGGTAGCTGCGCAAAGTGCTGCGAGCGCTTCTGCCCGTGCAGCTTCTGATGCTGCGATCGTAAGTGCTGCATTATCCACGGCTGCTTCTGCGAACCAAATGGCTACCAGTGCTGCTAACAGTGGGAGTGTGACCTCGAGTGCTGTTGCAAGTACCACTGCAAACACTAGTGCTCAGGGGAGCCAAGCTGCTTCCCAAGCCCAAAGTGCGCAAAGTGCAAACTCACTAGCATCGATTTACGCTAGCTCCGCTAGTGCTAATAATACTGGGGTCCAAAGTAACACGACTGCTGCTAGTTCAACCGCCAGTGCTACTAACAGCATTGCTGCTGGTGCATCGCAAAATGCCAGTGCCCAAAGCTACGCGAGCCAAGCTGCCAGTGCCGCTACGGTGGCCAGTGCCGCCGCATCACAGGCTGCTTCGAACAACGCCATCGCCCAAAGCGCAAGCAGTACCGCGCGTTCAGCTAACAGTCAGGCTGCCAGTGCTAATAGCATGGCTAGTTCCGCTGCCAGCGTTGCTAATTCACTTGCCAGCGCAATTAATTCCGCAGCCAATGCCGGAAATTACTCCGCAGTGAACACGCTTAATAGTCAACTCGCATCCGCTAATAGTGCTGTGAGTGCCTACTACAGCAATGCAACGCTTGCCAATCGGGTCGCAGACGATGCCGCCAATACAGCAAGCGGGGCCCAATCAGCTACCCAATCGTTGAATGCGGTGGCCACTAGTGCTTCGGCAGTTGCCAGCGCTGACTACTCGAATGCCGTTCGGGTAACCACGTTGTCGAATGCCGCTAGTCAATATGCTAGTGTTGCCAGCGTTGCAAATAGCAATGCCGCAATTAACGCTAGTTCCGTAAGCGCTGACTGGAACCGGGCTGCGCAATACTCAATTGCTGCATCCTCAAGCACTTCGCTGACCTATGCACCTGCTAGTCAAGCCCAATCGATTGCCAGTCAAGCCATGAGCATGGCCGCAACGATCTACGCAACGCCAGCAGTGCTTAGCTACGCTAGTGCGGTTAATTCCGCTGCCCAAGTGATTGAATCCGCATCTGCGGATGCGGTCATTGCCAATAGTCAGGCGCGGTCCGCCACTGCGATTGCTAGTTCTGCTGCGGTGGTTGCAAGTAATGCTGCCAATGCTGCCAACGCAGCCTACAGCGTTGCTGCAAGTGCAAATGCGGCCGCATCACTTGCTTACTCCCGTGGCGATGCTGCTGCTGGGAATAGCTATGCTGCGATTGCTTCCACTGCTGCTAGCTCCGCTGCCGCTGCGAATACGCAGTTGCAAGGGGCCAACTCATTGGTTGCAGCTGAGACTTCGTTGGCTAGTTCGGCTGCTAGTCGGGCCGCTAGCGATTATCAAACCATCGCTGCTGCCGCAAAGGTCATCTTTGCACAACAATCCGCCGCAAGCAGTGCGAATAGTTCGGCTAGTTCCACTGGTTCGAACGGCACATCAAGTGCGAATAGCTCGGCCACGTCAGCTGCTAATTCAGCTAACTACTACTCCGCTGGGGTCAGTGCCGCTAAGCACGCCCAAAAGAAGAACGCTAGCTACGCAAATGAACCAACTTACCAAGGCGCCTACGATGGTTACAAGGCCGGGTACAATAATAAGGCCGCCAAGAGCGACTTTACTGGATTAACTTCAGCCTACGCCACTGACTATCAAAAGGCTTACCAAGCTGGGCAAGCTGCTTACAAGGCGCAAGTGGCCAAGGGAACTGCTGCTGCTAAGCGGGCTAGTCGGGTAGCACAATCGTTAGCTGGCAAGTCTGCCGGGTACAAGTATGGCTACCTCAAGGCGTTCAATGCGAAGTTGAAGCGTCATCCTGAATACGTTTACAACACGCAGGGCCTTTACGTCCACGCCGGGAAGAACTTCACGACGAACGGCCGGCTGAAGGGTTACGCTAAACCATCAGCACAAAACAAGATTTCTGAATTCAAGATCACCAAGGTTGCCATTGCCAAGAGCGGACTCGTTCGTTACTACGTCAAGAGTCGTTTAACGGACAATCCAATCAGCGGCTACATTACCGCTAAGCATGGCTTCACCGCTAACACTTACTACCGGCAAGGTGAAATGAACCAAGCCAATAGTAAGCACGTCCAGGTCATTGGTAAATCTGGGATCCGGATTCATGAAAGTCAACGCTTTGACTCAAAGGCGGGTAAGTACTACCGGCCTGGAGCTAAATTAAACGTTGAACGGATTGTTAAATATAAGGGCATTACGCGCTTCTACATTGGAAATGGCAAGTACATTACCAGTAATAAGAAGTTCGTTAAGTTCATTTAA